In one window of Gossypium arboreum isolate Shixiya-1 chromosome 4, ASM2569848v2, whole genome shotgun sequence DNA:
- the LOC108459866 gene encoding zinc-finger homeodomain protein 4-like: MSNNKPISTSGDGGDNCNKVVVRYKECLKNHAVAIGGNATDGCGEFMPNGEEGSLEALICSACNCHRNFHRKETECSGCCPSEFGGELMLGHLQSYMLRSSPQPMTVSYKGGGSIPSETNEKDDGKVRKRFRTKFSQAQKEKMLSFAEKAGWRIQKLDENVVQQFCQEIGIKRRVLKVWMHNNKQSFANKNNVSAA, translated from the coding sequence AGCCAATCTCAACAAGCGGCGATGGAGGAGATAACTGCAACAAAGTGGTGGTGAGGTACAAGGAATGCCTAAAGAACCATGCAGTAGCCATTGGAGGGAACGCCACAGATGGGTGCGGGGAGTTCATGCCAAATGGAGAAGAAGGCTCCCTCGAGGCGCTTATCTGCTCGGCTTGCAACTGCCATAGGAACTTCCATCGAAAAGAGACAGAATGCAGTGGTTGCTGCCCCTCTGAGTTTGGGGGAGAACTCATGTTGGGTCATCTTCAAAGTTACATGTTGAGGTCCTCACCGCAACCGATGACAGTGTCGTACAAAGGTGGAGGGTCGATCCCATCAGAAACAAATGAGAAAGATGATGGGAAAGTGAGGAAAAGGTTTAGGACCAAGTTCAGCCAAGCACAAAAGGAAAAGATGTTGAGCTTTGCAGAGAAGGCTGGTTGGAGAATTCAAAAGCTGGATGAGAATGTGGTGCAGCAGTTTTGCCAGGAGATTGGCATCAAGAGGAGAGTCCTTAAGGTGTGGATGCACAATAACAAACAAAGCTTTGCAAACAAAAACAATGTCTCTGCTGCTTGA